The following nucleotide sequence is from Mucilaginibacter sp. cycad4.
TTTAGCCATTTAATACACTGTACAATCTCTGCTTTATCGGTTGATGTGATGCCACGCATAATGATTGCCATTGGCCATATGTAACCAATACCTACGTGCGGGCCGCCGATCCCTTCGGCCGCTGTGCCTTTAAAGTAGTAAGGGTTACTATCACTTAACACAAACTTACGGGTACTTTGATACAACGGATCATCAACCTTTACCGAATCAAGGTAAGGCAAAGCCAGCAGACTTGGTACATTTGAATCATCCATGAACAACTGGTTTCCATAACCATCAACCTCAAACGGAATAACCTGGCCAAATTTCGGGTGCTGGCCTACGGCATATTGTTTAAGTGCTGCCTGAACTTCGTTAGCCAAAGCTTTACATGCATCAGCAGTAGTGTTATCATGACCTATAGTGCTATACATTTCGGCCATCTGATTTAAGCTTGCTACCGCGAAGTAGTTTGACGGGATCAGGAATGGATAAATGGTAGCATCATCCGACGGACGGAAGATAGAGCAGATCAAACCAACGGGTTTAACGGGGTTACCATAGCCTCTGTTTGGTGCGGTATCACTTTGTGTCTCGGTTTTACGCTGGAAAAAGTATGGCCCTTTGCCATCCTTACGTTGCTGCTCTTTAAAAGTAGCCAGGATGATCTTGCCGGCTTTTTGCCAGTTTTCGTCGAAGAAACTGCTGTCGCCGCTAATTTTCCAATAATTATAAGCTAACCTTACAGGATAACAAAGTGAATCGATCTCCCATTTGCGCTCGTGCAGTTCGGGCTTCATGGTAGTGCGGTCGCTGTCCCATTCACTGCCGGTTGGGCCTTCATTAAAGGCATTGGCATAGGGGTCAATGATCACGCATTTAGCCTGACGGCTCAATACTCCCTGAATCAGCTTTTTAAGCGCCGGGTCATTTTTGATCAGGGGCAAGTACGGCCAAACCTGCGCCGATGAATCGCGCATCCACATAGCGTTAATATCGCCGGTGATCACGAAAGTATCGGGCTTACCATCCCTTTCAGAATAGTTTACCGTAGTATCTAAAGTATTGGGATAGCAGTTTTCAAAAAGCCAGGCAACTTCAGGATCTTTAATATCGGCCTTAACTTTTTTTATGATGGCTTCAACAGCCTTGCTGGTGAACTTACGATCGGCCAGTTTTGGGCGCTGGCTTTCGAAAGCAGGGGCCAAAGCCGAGGCGAATACAGGAGTTACACCCAAACCGATACCGGCAGCTGCAACGCTGTTAATTTTTATAAAATGTCGTCTGGTTAATTTCATGGTTTTGATATGGTAGCCGTAAAAATAGAAAAGGGTTTTAGTTAAACAAAAAAGCTTGCTAAAATAATTTAGAAAACGTTTTATCAAGGTTTTTGTGTCGCATTCGCAACGTGGAGACGCATCACATGCGTCTCCCGGAGGACAAGCAACCGCGCATTTATTCGCTGTAGTGGCTTTGCAAACAGGAGACGCATGTGATGCGTCTCTACATCAAATCCTAAAACACAAAAAAAGCCCCGGATCATCTCCGGGGCTATCTATATTATTTACCAGATTTGCAGTTAAGCAATCTCCAGTTTATTCTCTTTGTAATAACCTGCTTTCAGTTTTTCGCCGATAGCGCTGTAAGCATCGAGGGTACGCTGTACATCCTCCAAACTATGAGCTGCTGTTGGGATCAGTCTTAGTACAATTAAACCCTTAGGAATAACCGGGTACACAACTATTGAACAGAAAATACCGTAGTTCTCACGCAAGTCGCGGGTTAGAGCGGTGGCTTCAAAAAGATCACCTTTTAAAAATACCGGGGTTACCATGGTGTTTGAAACGCCAAGGTCAAAACCACGTTCCCGTAAACCTTGCTGTAAAGCATTGGCAATCTGCCATAATTTTTCGCGAAGCTCAGGCTGGGTTTTCAGCATTTCGAAACGCTTTTTTAAGCCCAACACCATTGGCATAGGCAACGCTTTGGCAAAAGTTTGCGAACGCATATTGTAACGCAGGTAATGGAGAATATCCTGATCGGCAGCAACAAAAGCGCCAATACCGGCCATTGATTTAGCGAAAGTAGCGAAGTACACATCCACTTCATCC
It contains:
- a CDS encoding glycoside hydrolase family 125 protein; this encodes MKLTRRHFIKINSVAAAGIGLGVTPVFASALAPAFESQRPKLADRKFTSKAVEAIIKKVKADIKDPEVAWLFENCYPNTLDTTVNYSERDGKPDTFVITGDINAMWMRDSSAQVWPYLPLIKNDPALKKLIQGVLSRQAKCVIIDPYANAFNEGPTGSEWDSDRTTMKPELHERKWEIDSLCYPVRLAYNYWKISGDSSFFDENWQKAGKIILATFKEQQRKDGKGPYFFQRKTETQSDTAPNRGYGNPVKPVGLICSIFRPSDDATIYPFLIPSNYFAVASLNQMAEMYSTIGHDNTTADACKALANEVQAALKQYAVGQHPKFGQVIPFEVDGYGNQLFMDDSNVPSLLALPYLDSVKVDDPLYQSTRKFVLSDSNPYYFKGTAAEGIGGPHVGIGYIWPMAIIMRGITSTDKAEIVQCIKWLKSTHAGTGFMHESFNKDDAKDFTRKWFAWANTLFGELILKVHEHYPDILQQTF